The following are encoded together in the Montipora capricornis isolate CH-2021 chromosome 5, ASM3666992v2, whole genome shotgun sequence genome:
- the LOC138048533 gene encoding uncharacterized protein, whose amino-acid sequence MEDYDDYADLTPEAEQLIVGLSSRMEMIKDRMEFKLRRGSGKVNIELEEKMLEIERQKAEIEHRKLQIEAERLNLEKEKLKKKLEVETAKQGMKSNTVKLPKLDFNKFSGELLKWQEFWDSFESAIHSNASLNPVEKMNYLRAKLEGEAEEVISGLTLTNANYEEAIRLLQKRFGQNEIIINAHYTSLMDMPASSSSTSALRTRYDSIEKHLRSLQALGEDVNTKMLVSLIMTKLPKDVITHLTDHKEDGQEWTVQLLRDKLHRFITNRENAERQCGIKDDSKHTARSMWLTSEDKEGHHQKDCKANKVCVHCQQKNKHHISLCINKFQEKPAETAHVVTETISPVTENTLLASDEQVLMQTATVEVENLEKSGKQTIRLLLDTGSQRSYITAQLADKLQLPIKGSETLIVYTFNTSKPRQLQTPVTELRLLTNDGSSLHLRVNVVPKITGTLQRACSDTKKIEHLLKDITLADSIPTSKETASIELLLGSDYYCDIFSGDIQIKQVVPGLNLVASKLGWILTGRIKCQEAQSAPSISMLTYTL is encoded by the exons ATGGAAGATTATGATGATTACGCCGATCTTACACCAGAAGCCGAGCAACTCATTGTGGGACTTTCCTCGAGAATGGAAATGATCAAAGACAGAATGGAATTTAAGCTCAGACGAGGAAGTGGGAAAGTAAACATTGAACTGGAGGAGAAGATGCTGGAAATCGAGCGACAAAAAGCCGAAATTGAACATCGAAAGTTACAAATTGAAGCAGAGAGACTAaacctggaaaaagaaaaactaaagaaGAAACTTGAAGTAGAAACTGCGAAACAAGGTATGAAAAGTAACACTGTAAAATTGCCGAAGCttgatttcaataaatttaGTGGGGAACTACTGAAGTGGCAGGAATTCTGGGATTCATTTGAATCTGCAATACACTCGAACGCCTCGCTCAACCCAGTCGAGAAAATGAATTACCTAAGAGCTAAATTAGAGGGAGAAGCTGAAGAAGTAATCTCAGGATTAACCTTGACAAATGCCAACTATGAAGAAGCAATCAGGCTATTGCAAAAACGCTTTGGTCAAAATGAAATCATCATCAATGCGCATTACACTAGTCTCATGGATATGCCTGCTTCCTCAAGTAGTACATCAGCCTTACGTACAAGATATGATTCAATCGAGAAACACCTCAGATCATTACAAGCCCTGGGAGAAGATGTAAACACAAAAATGCTTGTTTCCCTTATCATGACAAAATTACCCAAAGATGTGATAACCCACCTGACTGACCACAAAGAAGATGGTCAAGAATGGACAGTGCAGCTTttgagagacaagttgcatAGATTCAtcacaaacagagaaaatgCTGAGAGACAGTGTGGCATCAAAGATGACAGTAAACACACTGCTAGGAGCATGTGGCTCACATCTGAAGATAAAGAAG GCCATCATCAGAAGGATTGCAAAGCCAATAAAGTGTGTGTTCACTGCCAACAAAAGAATAAGCACCACATAAGTCTCTGCATTAACAAATTCCAAGAGAAACCTGCAGAAACTGCACATGTAGTGACTGAAACCATATCCCCTGTAACAGAAAATACCCTGCTAGCTTCAGATGAGCAAGTTCTGATGCAAACAGCCACAGTAGAAgttgaaaatcttgaaaaatctGGAAAACAGACCATCAGATTGCTCTTGGATACCGGTAGCCAAAGATCATACATCACTGCGCAGTTGGCAGATAAACTTCAATTGCCAATTAAAGGATCTGAGACCCTGATCGTATACACATTCAACACATCCAAACCCAGACAGCTGCAAACTCCTGTTACTGAACTCAGACTGTTGACAAACGATGGATCATCCCTGCACTTGAGAGTAAATGTTGTACCAAAGATAACTGGTACTTTACAAAGAGCATGCTCTGACACAAAGAAAATTGAGCACCTTCTTAAGGACATTACTCTTGCTGACTCAATCCCTACTTCAAAGGAAACTGCAAGTATAGAGCTACTACTTGGAAGTGATTATTACTGTGACATTTTCTCTGGTGATAtacaaataaaacaagttgttccAGGATTAAACCTCGTGGCATCCAAGTTGGGATGGATACTCACAGGCAGAATTAAGTGTCAAGAAGCTCAATCTGCTCCTTCAATTTCAATGCTGACATACACATTGTAA